Proteins encoded within one genomic window of Ideonella dechloratans:
- a CDS encoding LytR/AlgR family response regulator transcription factor, with amino-acid sequence MTVSSDVDPSRESSRVRAVLADDERLMREQLRARLAEVWPELDIVAEAKHGAEAVELVQQHRPDVVFLDIRMPGMTGVDAAREIAQMDVGEEGWLPEIVFITAYDQYAVEAFEQGAADYVLKPAERERLLRTVERLRKRLAARAKLEAGAPVAPDELPSGASLQQLLHRLASPGGAPRPAPLQWIQATVGQSIQMIPVDEVLFFISDEKYTRVQTPTVEALIRKPIKELVDELDPQKFWQIHRSTLVAVHAIAAVTRDFRGRQIVSVKGSNEKLEVSRSYTHLFKGM; translated from the coding sequence AGTTCTGACGTCGATCCTTCTCGTGAATCCTCTCGCGTGCGTGCCGTGCTGGCCGACGATGAGCGCCTGATGCGCGAGCAATTGCGCGCCCGCCTGGCCGAGGTCTGGCCCGAACTGGACATCGTGGCCGAGGCCAAGCATGGCGCCGAGGCGGTCGAACTGGTGCAGCAGCACCGGCCGGACGTGGTCTTCCTGGACATCCGCATGCCGGGCATGACGGGCGTGGATGCGGCCCGCGAGATCGCCCAGATGGACGTGGGGGAGGAGGGCTGGCTGCCGGAGATCGTCTTCATCACCGCCTACGACCAGTACGCGGTGGAGGCCTTCGAGCAAGGGGCGGCCGACTATGTGCTCAAGCCGGCCGAGCGCGAACGCCTGCTGCGCACGGTCGAGCGTCTGCGCAAGCGCCTGGCCGCCCGCGCCAAGCTGGAGGCCGGTGCACCGGTCGCCCCGGACGAGTTGCCCTCGGGGGCCTCTCTGCAGCAGTTGCTGCACCGCCTGGCGAGCCCGGGTGGCGCACCCCGGCCGGCCCCGCTGCAGTGGATCCAGGCCACCGTGGGGCAGAGCATCCAGATGATCCCGGTGGACGAGGTGCTGTTCTTCATCAGCGACGAGAAGTACACCCGGGTCCAGACGCCGACGGTGGAGGCCCTGATCCGCAAGCCCATCAAGGAGTTGGTGGATGAGCTGGACCCGCAGAAGTTCTGGCAGATCCACCGTTCCACGCTGGTGGCGGTCCATGCGATCGCGGCGGTGACGCGGGACTTCCGCGGACGCCAGATCGTCAGCGTCAAGGGCAGCAACGAGAAGCTCGAGGTCAGCCGCAGCTACACCCATCTGTTCAAGGGCATGTGA
- a CDS encoding SMP-30/gluconolactonase/LRE family protein: MLFDPQPLPFAPCELGESPFWHPEEACLYWCDIPGRALHRADPVRLTHDSWRFDSEPACCMPVLGGGLVLAMRDGLWRFDPASGQRTRLAPPPYDPAVQRFNDGKADAQGRIWVGTLHEPKDRPAAALYRWSHGEIECMAEGITTSNGLAWSPDGRTLYWSDTQAHCIYSLDVDAQDGSLTRRRVFQQFPLKVADQDLDQYGGRPDGAAVDAQGCYWVAMFEGQCLLRLTPEGAIDRRVALPVRCPTMPCFGGPDLRTLYITTARHKRPAAELARMPWSGCVLQMRVDVPGLPTNFAVL; the protein is encoded by the coding sequence ATGCTTTTCGATCCGCAACCGCTGCCTTTCGCCCCCTGCGAGTTGGGCGAGTCCCCGTTCTGGCATCCCGAGGAAGCCTGCCTGTACTGGTGTGATATCCCGGGCCGTGCGCTGCACCGCGCCGATCCGGTCCGCCTGACCCACGACAGCTGGCGCTTTGACAGCGAGCCAGCCTGCTGCATGCCGGTGCTGGGCGGCGGCTTGGTGCTGGCCATGCGCGATGGGCTCTGGCGTTTCGATCCGGCCAGCGGCCAGCGCACCCGTCTGGCGCCGCCGCCTTACGACCCTGCCGTCCAGCGCTTCAACGATGGCAAGGCCGATGCGCAGGGCCGCATCTGGGTGGGCACGCTGCATGAGCCCAAGGACCGCCCGGCGGCCGCCCTCTACCGTTGGTCCCATGGCGAGATCGAGTGCATGGCCGAGGGCATCACCACCAGCAACGGCCTGGCCTGGAGCCCGGACGGGCGAACCCTCTATTGGAGTGACACCCAGGCCCACTGCATCTACTCCCTGGACGTCGATGCGCAGGACGGTTCGCTGACGCGTCGCCGGGTGTTCCAGCAGTTCCCTCTGAAAGTGGCCGATCAGGATCTGGACCAATATGGTGGCCGGCCCGACGGCGCGGCCGTGGACGCGCAGGGCTGTTACTGGGTGGCGATGTTCGAGGGCCAGTGTCTGCTGCGCTTGACGCCCGAGGGTGCCATCGATCGCCGGGTGGCCTTGCCGGTGCGCTGCCCCACCATGCCCTGCTTCGGTGGGCCCGATCTGCGCACGCTCTACATCACCACGGCGCGCCACAAGCGGCCGGCGGCCGAACTCGCGCGCATGCCATGGTCGGGTTGCGTGCTGCAGATGCGGGTGGACGTGCCCGGGCTGCCGACGAACTTTGCTGTTTTGTAA
- a CDS encoding ATP synthase subunit I, with amino-acid sequence MSERREPRPDAWADLEDEADKQPFKALTHEEAQALMARERSVSPWRVIAVQAVVGMVMAGLLWLITRRQDWTASVLYGAAAVVVPGALMARGVTSRLSSLAPAVSAVSVMLWEFGKIAVSVAMLALAPKLVPGLSWPALLVALIVCIKVYWVALLWRGRRKS; translated from the coding sequence ATGTCCGAGCGGCGTGAACCCCGTCCCGACGCGTGGGCTGATCTGGAAGATGAGGCGGACAAGCAGCCTTTCAAGGCCTTGACGCACGAAGAGGCGCAAGCCTTGATGGCCCGCGAACGGTCGGTCTCGCCGTGGCGGGTGATTGCGGTTCAGGCCGTGGTCGGCATGGTGATGGCTGGTTTGCTCTGGCTCATCACGCGACGTCAGGATTGGACCGCGTCGGTGCTGTATGGCGCCGCCGCGGTGGTCGTGCCGGGTGCCTTGATGGCGCGCGGCGTGACCAGTCGGCTCTCCAGTCTGGCGCCGGCAGTTTCGGCTGTCAGCGTCATGTTGTGGGAGTTCGGCAAGATTGCGGTTTCGGTGGCCATGCTCGCGCTGGCCCCGAAGCTGGTGCCCGGTCTGAGTTGGCCAGCCTTGCTGGTGGCTCTGATCGTGTGCATCAAGGTGTATTGGGTCGCGCTCTTGTGGCGAGGCCGACGGAAGAGTTGA
- the atpB gene encoding F0F1 ATP synthase subunit A: MSVEAHEAAEHAPTAGEYIVHHLTFLSNKHSNAPFDMSVVHWDSIFFSVLLGVIGCLLLWKAARAATSGVPGRFQAAVEILVEMVESQAKGIVHNAQSRKLVAPLALTVFIWIFLMNAMDLLPVDLLPFIWQAIQGDHEAKLRVVPTADLSVTMGLSLGVLITCLIYNVKIKGFGGWVHELFAAPFGDHWALYPFNFAMQMIEFVAKTVSHGMRLFGNMYAGELIFLLIALMGGAFASVGLGTGIGLAIGHIIAGSAWAIFHILIITLQAFVFMMLTLVYIGQAHDSH; the protein is encoded by the coding sequence ATGTCCGTAGAAGCACACGAAGCCGCCGAGCACGCGCCAACCGCTGGCGAGTACATCGTTCACCACCTGACCTTCCTGAGCAATAAGCATTCCAATGCCCCGTTCGACATGAGCGTGGTGCACTGGGACTCGATCTTCTTCTCCGTTCTGCTGGGGGTGATCGGTTGTCTGCTGCTGTGGAAGGCTGCTCGCGCCGCCACCTCTGGCGTTCCCGGCCGCTTCCAGGCCGCCGTGGAAATCCTGGTCGAGATGGTCGAATCCCAGGCCAAGGGCATCGTCCACAACGCCCAGAGCCGCAAGCTGGTGGCTCCGCTGGCCCTGACCGTCTTCATCTGGATCTTCCTGATGAACGCGATGGACCTGCTGCCGGTTGACCTGCTGCCCTTCATCTGGCAAGCCATCCAGGGTGACCACGAAGCCAAGCTGCGCGTGGTGCCGACCGCCGACCTGTCCGTCACGATGGGCCTGTCGCTGGGCGTGCTGATCACCTGCCTGATCTACAACGTGAAGATCAAGGGCTTCGGCGGCTGGGTGCATGAGCTGTTCGCGGCGCCGTTCGGTGACCACTGGGCTCTGTACCCCTTCAATTTCGCGATGCAGATGATCGAGTTCGTGGCCAAGACCGTCTCGCACGGTATGCGGCTGTTCGGCAACATGTACGCCGGCGAACTGATCTTCCTGCTGATCGCCCTGATGGGTGGCGCGTTCGCCTCGGTCGGTCTGGGCACCGGTATCGGTCTGGCGATCGGCCACATCATCGCTGGCTCTGCCTGGGCCATCTTCCACATCCTGATCATCACGCTGCAGGCTTTCGTGTTCATGATGCTGACGCTGGTGTACATCGGCCAGGCCCATGACTCGCACTGA
- the atpE gene encoding F0F1 ATP synthase subunit C — protein sequence MEVISFVALAAGLIIGLGAVGACIGIGIMGSKYLESAARQPELMGELQTKMFLLAGLIDAAFIIGTGIALWFATANPFLGQLAAIAK from the coding sequence ATGGAAGTCATCAGCTTTGTTGCCCTCGCCGCCGGCCTGATCATCGGTCTGGGTGCTGTCGGTGCTTGTATCGGCATCGGCATCATGGGCAGCAAGTACCTGGAATCGGCCGCTCGCCAGCCCGAGCTGATGGGCGAACTGCAGACCAAGATGTTCCTGCTGGCCGGCCTGATCGACGCGGCCTTCATCATCGGTACCGGTATCGCCCTGTGGTTCGCCACGGCCAACCCGTTCCTGGGCCAGCTCGCCGCCATCGCCAAGTAA
- a CDS encoding F0F1 ATP synthase subunit B, with protein MSITGTLIVQMIVFLILVWFTMKFVWPPITAALDDRAKKIAEGLSAADKAKSELAVANQRVEQQLSAARDDAAKRLADAERLAQQMIEEAKSRASDEGAKIVAAAKAEAEQESVKAREALREQVAVLAVKGAEAILKREVNAGVHADLLNRLKTEL; from the coding sequence GTGAGCATCACCGGTACCCTCATCGTCCAGATGATCGTGTTCCTGATCCTGGTCTGGTTCACGATGAAATTCGTCTGGCCGCCGATCACCGCTGCGCTCGACGATCGCGCCAAGAAGATCGCCGAAGGCCTGTCGGCTGCCGACAAGGCCAAGAGCGAGCTGGCCGTGGCCAACCAGCGCGTGGAGCAGCAGCTGTCCGCTGCGCGCGACGACGCTGCCAAGCGCCTGGCTGATGCCGAGCGTCTGGCCCAGCAGATGATCGAAGAAGCCAAGTCGCGTGCCAGCGACGAAGGCGCCAAGATCGTCGCCGCTGCCAAGGCTGAAGCCGAGCAGGAGTCCGTGAAGGCCCGCGAAGCCCTGCGTGAGCAGGTCGCCGTGCTGGCTGTCAAGGGCGCCGAAGCGATCCTGAAGCGCGAAGTCAACGCCGGCGTGCACGCCGATCTTCTGAACCGTCTGAAGACCGAGCTGTAA
- a CDS encoding F0F1 ATP synthase subunit delta — protein MAELATIARPYAEALYKSIGTDSAQALVDQLHAVGQVSADAQLRQFADNPKVTSEQVFDLVAAVAKVALSPKVANLLKVVIENGRLSALPEVDAQFRALVNASTGVSDATIVSAFPLDAAQLADTVATLEKRFGRKLNASVQIDESLIGGIRVVVGDEVLDTSIQARLEQMKVALTH, from the coding sequence ATGGCTGAGCTTGCAACCATCGCACGTCCCTACGCCGAGGCACTGTACAAGTCCATCGGCACGGACAGCGCCCAGGCCCTGGTCGACCAGCTCCACGCCGTGGGGCAGGTCAGCGCCGACGCCCAGCTGCGCCAGTTCGCGGACAACCCGAAGGTGACTTCGGAGCAGGTGTTCGATCTGGTCGCTGCCGTGGCCAAGGTCGCCCTGTCGCCCAAGGTCGCCAATCTGCTGAAGGTCGTCATCGAGAACGGTCGTCTGTCCGCCCTGCCGGAGGTCGACGCCCAGTTCCGCGCGCTGGTCAACGCCAGCACCGGTGTGTCGGACGCGACCATCGTCAGCGCCTTCCCCCTGGACGCCGCCCAACTGGCCGACACGGTCGCCACGCTGGAGAAGCGCTTCGGTCGCAAGCTCAACGCGTCGGTGCAGATCGATGAGTCACTCATCGGTGGCATCCGCGTGGTGGTGGGCGACGAGGTGCTCGACACCTCCATCCAGGCCCGTCTGGAGCAGATGAAGGTCGCGCTGACCCACTGA